A single window of Microbispora hainanensis DNA harbors:
- a CDS encoding pyridoxamine 5'-phosphate oxidase family protein — MRASEIIEILDRPISRELLARDVTRLAYVAKDGTPRNVPIAFTWNGSEIVMCTTKNAPKLPALRENPMVALTIDTEVHPPRILLIRGRAQLDVVDGIPDEYLQMNGSYTMTPEQRVEWEAEVRSLYDGMVRIVVTPTWAKLIDFETTLPSAVEELVRRRAERERLARR; from the coding sequence ATGCGAGCGAGCGAGATCATCGAGATCCTGGACCGGCCGATCAGCCGAGAGCTGCTGGCACGCGACGTGACCCGGCTGGCCTACGTGGCCAAGGACGGCACGCCCCGGAACGTCCCGATCGCGTTCACCTGGAACGGATCGGAGATCGTCATGTGCACCACGAAGAACGCTCCGAAGCTCCCGGCCCTGCGCGAGAACCCGATGGTCGCCCTGACGATCGACACCGAGGTGCACCCGCCCAGGATCCTGCTGATCCGCGGCCGGGCCCAACTGGACGTCGTCGACGGTATCCCGGACGAGTACCTCCAGATGAACGGCTCGTACACGATGACGCCCGAGCAGCGGGTCGAATGGGAGGCCGAGGTCCGCTCGCTCTACGACGGCATGGTCAGGATCGTGGTGACGCCGACATGGGCGAAGCTGATCGACTTCGAGACGACCCTGCCGAGCGCGGTCGAGGAGCTGGTGCGGCGGCGGGCCGAGCGTGAGCGCCTCGCCCGCCGGTGA
- a CDS encoding GNAT family N-acetyltransferase — MIIAQETAFDEAEVFELYDSVGWHPWTRDIARVCRSLANSHLVITARDESGRLLGLARTVSDDEIVCYVQELLVNARHHGKGVGRRLLEHLKDRYAHCRYFVLTTDHESTSEGPANHAFYRRLGLIEHHEQGLSAFGLRVRDPRSL, encoded by the coding sequence GTGATCATCGCTCAGGAGACGGCGTTCGACGAGGCGGAGGTGTTCGAGCTCTACGACTCGGTCGGCTGGCACCCATGGACGCGCGATATCGCTCGGGTGTGCCGGAGCCTGGCCAACTCGCACCTGGTCATCACCGCCAGAGACGAGTCGGGCCGACTGCTCGGCCTGGCACGGACGGTGTCCGACGACGAGATCGTCTGTTATGTGCAGGAGCTGCTGGTCAATGCCCGGCACCACGGCAAGGGCGTCGGCCGCCGGCTGCTGGAGCACCTCAAGGACCGGTACGCGCATTGCCGCTACTTCGTCCTGACCACCGACCACGAATCCACTTCGGAAGGCCCCGCCAACCACGCCTTCTACCGCCGCCTCGGGCTGATCGAGCACCACGAGCAGGGCCTGTCGGCCTTCGGCCTGCGGGTGCGCGACCCGCGGAGCCTCTAG
- a CDS encoding beta-ketoacyl-[acyl-carrier-protein] synthase family protein yields MGDGIRTRVSVTGLGATTPLGGDVAATWAGLLEGRSGIRLIQDDWAEGLPVRIAGRLQVDPAEVLGRVAARRLDRCQQAALVAAREAWADAGAPGVEPERLAVVIGTGVGGVLTTLTQNEILERSGPRRISPYTVPMLMPNGPAAVVSIELGARGGAHTPVSACATGAEAIAMGLDLIRLGRADVVIAGGAEACVHPLTLAGFAQAKAVSQRNDAPQEASRPFDVGRDGFVLGEGAALVVLEREEFAAARGARVHAALAGAGVTSDAHHITAADAAGQARAMRLALADADLDALDVGYVNAHATSTPTGDLTENASIAEAIGTHPAVTAIKSMTGHLCGAAGSLGAIATVLGLRDGVIPAIRNLDVPDPEVKLDLVAGAPRSGRWTAGLVNSFGFGGHNASLVFTSA; encoded by the coding sequence ATGGGAGACGGGATCAGGACGCGGGTGTCGGTCACCGGGCTGGGCGCCACCACGCCGCTCGGCGGGGACGTGGCCGCCACCTGGGCGGGCCTGCTGGAAGGACGGTCGGGCATCCGCCTGATCCAGGACGACTGGGCCGAGGGCCTGCCCGTACGGATCGCCGGCCGGCTGCAGGTGGACCCCGCCGAGGTGCTGGGCCGGGTGGCGGCGCGGCGGCTCGACCGCTGCCAGCAGGCGGCGCTGGTCGCCGCGCGGGAGGCGTGGGCGGACGCGGGCGCGCCCGGTGTCGAGCCCGAGCGCCTCGCCGTGGTGATCGGCACAGGGGTCGGCGGCGTCCTCACCACGCTGACGCAGAACGAGATCCTCGAAAGGTCGGGGCCGCGCCGGATCTCGCCCTACACGGTGCCGATGCTGATGCCCAACGGACCGGCGGCGGTGGTCAGCATCGAGCTCGGCGCGCGCGGAGGCGCGCACACGCCGGTGAGCGCGTGCGCCACCGGCGCCGAGGCGATCGCGATGGGCCTCGACCTCATCCGGCTCGGGCGCGCCGACGTGGTGATCGCGGGCGGCGCGGAGGCGTGTGTCCACCCGCTGACCCTGGCCGGGTTCGCCCAGGCCAAGGCCGTGTCCCAGCGCAACGACGCGCCGCAGGAGGCGTCGCGGCCGTTCGACGTGGGGCGCGACGGCTTCGTGCTGGGCGAGGGTGCCGCGCTGGTGGTGCTGGAACGCGAGGAGTTCGCCGCCGCCCGCGGCGCCCGGGTGCACGCCGCCCTCGCCGGCGCCGGGGTCACCTCCGACGCCCACCACATCACCGCCGCCGACGCGGCGGGACAGGCGCGCGCGATGCGGCTCGCCCTTGCCGACGCCGATCTGGACGCGCTCGACGTGGGCTACGTGAACGCCCACGCCACCTCGACGCCCACGGGCGACCTGACCGAGAACGCCTCGATCGCCGAGGCGATCGGCACGCACCCGGCGGTCACCGCGATCAAGTCGATGACCGGTCACCTGTGCGGCGCGGCCGGGTCGCTGGGCGCGATCGCCACCGTGCTCGGCCTCCGCGACGGGGTGATCCCCGCGATCCGCAACCTCGACGTCCCGGACCCGGAGGTGAAGCTCGACCTGGTGGCCGGCGCGCCGCGCAGCGGCCGATGGACGGCCGGACTGGTGAACTCCTTCGGCTTCGGCGGGCACAACGCGTCGCTGGTGTTCACCAGCGCCTGA
- a CDS encoding AAA family ATPase: MTVADERSDPEPGEGVTEQEEGEARLDALREALAEVRRVIVGQDHMVERLLVALLARGHCLLEGVPGVAKTLAASTLATVVGGTFARIQFTPDLVPSDIVGTRVYHPSSERFDVELGPVFVNFLLADEINRAPAKVQSALLEVMAERQVTLAGRTHPLPRPFIVLATQNPIESEGVYPLPEVQRDRFLFKVRVSHPSAHEELEILQRMSVRPPVPRPVLDPATLVRLQDLAEEVSVHQLVADYVVRLVMATRAPVDYGLADLQDTIEIGVSPRATLGLIAAGRALALLRGRDYLLPDDVRDVAVDVMSHRLMLTFDALADEVDPDDVVRRVLQAVPPPLVVWNQGMR, from the coding sequence ATGACCGTTGCCGATGAACGCAGTGACCCGGAGCCCGGCGAGGGCGTGACGGAGCAGGAGGAGGGCGAAGCGCGGCTGGACGCCCTGCGGGAGGCGCTGGCCGAGGTCCGGCGAGTGATCGTCGGCCAGGACCACATGGTGGAGCGGCTGCTGGTGGCGCTGCTCGCCCGTGGGCACTGCCTGCTCGAAGGCGTCCCGGGGGTCGCCAAGACGCTGGCCGCCTCGACGCTGGCCACCGTCGTGGGCGGCACGTTCGCCCGCATCCAGTTCACCCCCGACCTGGTGCCCAGCGACATCGTCGGCACCCGCGTCTACCACCCGAGCTCGGAGCGGTTCGACGTCGAGCTCGGGCCGGTGTTCGTCAACTTCCTGCTCGCCGACGAGATCAACCGCGCTCCGGCGAAGGTGCAGTCGGCCCTGCTGGAGGTGATGGCCGAGCGGCAGGTCACGCTCGCAGGGCGCACCCACCCGCTGCCCCGGCCGTTCATCGTGCTGGCGACGCAGAACCCGATCGAGTCGGAGGGCGTCTACCCGCTGCCCGAGGTGCAGCGCGACCGGTTCCTGTTCAAGGTGCGCGTGTCCCACCCGAGCGCGCACGAGGAGCTGGAGATCCTGCAGCGGATGAGCGTGCGCCCGCCCGTGCCCAGGCCGGTGCTCGACCCGGCCACGCTGGTGCGGCTGCAGGACCTGGCCGAGGAGGTCTCGGTGCACCAGCTCGTGGCCGACTACGTCGTACGGCTGGTCATGGCCACGCGCGCCCCGGTGGACTACGGCCTGGCCGACCTGCAGGACACGATCGAGATCGGGGTGAGCCCCCGGGCGACGCTGGGCCTGATCGCGGCCGGGCGTGCCCTGGCCCTGCTGCGCGGGCGCGACTACCTGCTGCCCGACGACGTCCGCGACGTGGCGGTCGACGTCATGTCCCACCGGCTGATGCTCACCTTCGACGCGCTGGCCGACGAGGTGGAC